One segment of Malassezia restricta chromosome V, complete sequence DNA contains the following:
- a CDS encoding RNA polymerase II transcription factor B subunit 3, whose translation MVAKPRAQVPTTSLGRVGQAQVRDRSGRITEYASSDDQCPICKTDRYLSPRLRLLVSPCYHKMCESCIDRLFSLGPAACPVCGQIVRKQQFSAQIFEDLQVEEEVHIRQRVARLFHRQPEDFPTLRAYNDYLEEFEDITFHLVHKIDVEHTLARLAHYEALNKAHIAQHQQQREQESAQQDEADAVARHERMRRAQQVREEQEREQLEQDADEKALVAALEEGRDIDDAMREREARREARVAAAQQRELAAAARQQHDAVPTAPRVLSAEAQAYAHEVGQSDYVGAFATLHDGTQLCDARGAPPSAGGLGGSGYVDPWWRTDAALGAQFRAGGYDWQHEVWQRGLASLCDGVSLRPM comes from the exons ATGGTGGCCAAGCCCCGGGCGCAGgtgccgacgacgtcgctggGCCGCGTCGGCCaggcgcaggtgcgcgaTCGGAGTGGGCGGATCACCGAGTATGCT TCCTCGGACGACCAGTGCCCGATCTGCAAGACGGATAGGTACCTCTCGCCGCGTCTGCGTCTGCTCGTGAGTCCGTGCTACCACAAGATGTGTGAGTCGTGCATCGACCGCCTCTTTTCGCTGGGGCCTGCGGCGTGCCCGGTGTGTGGCCAGATCGTGCGCAAGCAGCAGTTCAGTGCGCAGATCTTTGAGGACCTGCAAGTCGAGGAGGAGGTGCATATCCGgcagcgtgtcgcgcgGCTCTTTCACCGCCAGCCCGAGGACTTTCCTACGCTGCGCGCCTACAACGACTATCTCGAGGAGTTTGAGGACATTA CCTTCCATCTCGTGCACAAGATCGATGTCGAGCATACCCTGGCGCGGCTCGCGCACTACGAGGCGCTGAACAAGGCGCACAttgcgcagcaccagcagcagcgcgagcaggagtccgcgcagcaggacgaggccgaTGCCGTCGCCCGGcatgagcgcatgcgccgcgcgcagcaggtgcgcgaggagcaggagcgcgagcagctcgagcaggacGCTGACGAgaaggcgctcgtcgcaGCGCTCGAGGAGGGCCGCGACATTGACGacgcgatgcgcgagcgcgaggcacgtcgcgaggcgcgcgtcgccgccgcgcagcagcgcgagctcgccgccgccgctcggcagcagcacgacgccgtgccgacggcgccgcgcgtcctcagcgccgaggcgcaggcgtATGCACACGAGGTCGGCCAGTCCGACTACGTCGGCGCGTTTGCAACGCTGCACGACGGCACGCAGTtgtgcgacgcgcgcggcgcgccgccgtccgccggcggcctcggcggcagcggctaCGTCGATCCGTGGTGGCGgacggacgcggcgctgggcgcccAGTTCCGCGCCGGCGGCTACGACTGGCAGCACGAGGTGTGGCAGCGCGGCCTCGCTTCGCTCTGTGACGGCGTATCGCTGCGCCCTATGTAG
- a CDS encoding DASH complex subunit DAM1, translated as MSTPRRTMTPIRGASGSLRPRSADTPLTFLQDEALPILAEETTALQDNLAQIAEIQQALSTFNENFAAFLYGIKMNAFCVEWPEAPTEASLRALSRSAPPPIEADQTYMTDAPTPPRPAPPSPSPPPPPPPTSRPAQRPASQATARRVPPAVQKKRAAFADRIVDTMPLEYRQGDPKLRALLHHIIYALLQSNDKGVRVADIAAKTPAWPAGKINKALIALLAANHVVRVSDQGVVYRWNTQRHPVRP; from the coding sequence atgtcgacgccCCGGCGGACGATGACGCCGATCcgcggcgcgagcggctCGCTGCGGCCGCGGTCCGCAGATACGCCGCTCACGTTCTTGCAGGACGAGGCCCTGCCGATTCTGGCCGAAGAAACGaccgcgctgcaggacaACTTGGCGCAGATCGCCGAGATTCAGCAGGCGCTCTCGACGTTCAACGAAAACTTTGCCGCGTTCCTGTACGGCATCAAGATGAATGCCTTCTGTGTCGAGTGGCCCGAGGCGCCCACGGaggcgtcgctgcgcgcgctctCGCGgtccgcgccgccgcccatcgAGGCCGATCAGACGTACATGACCGACGCCCCAACCCCACCGcggccagcgccaccgtcgccgtcgccgccgccaccgccgccgcccacgtCACGGCCCGCTCAGCGCCCCGCAAGTCAAGCcacagcgcgtcgtgtccCCCCTGCCGTCCAGAAAAAGCGCGCGGCCTTCGCcgaccgcatcgtcgacacCATGCCTCTCGAGTACCGCCAGGGCGATCCAAAGCTGCGCGCCTTGCTACATCACATCATCTATGCACTCCTCCAGTCAAACGACAagggcgtgcgtgtcgcggACATTGCCGCCAAGACACCGGCATGGCCCGCCGGCAAAATCAACAAGGCCCTcatcgcgctgctcgcaGCGAATCATGTGGTGCGTGTATCGGACCAGGGCGTCGTGTACCGCTGGAACACACAAAGGCACCCCGTGCGGCCGTAG
- a CDS encoding diphthine methyl ester synthase translates to MVLYLIGLGLADERDITLKGLEAVRSCSKVYLESYTSILHVDDAVARMEALYGRPITLAHRETVELEADDILTAASTGHVAFLVVGDPLSATTHSDLIIRARTFRTPVPVRIIHNASITTALGSSGLAGYNFGQTVSIPFWTEDWKPDSWLFRIGENSHIGLHTLCLSDIKVREQSIEDMSRGVLRYQPPRYMLIPQLISQLLAAAQTHRVDYLDPDKTLAIALCRMGADDAPHRRGEKIVAGTLAELLQCTEPDAAQQAQYEKDDAQYEEENPMASEKDMEARREARFVQRALDYWGEPLHSLILVGRRLHPMEVEYGRALALPGSRWADVAQQVYGAH, encoded by the coding sequence ATGGTGCTGTATTTGATTGGGTTAGgcctcgccgacgagcgcgacatCACGCTCAAGGGTCTCGAGGCCGTGCGGTCCTGCAGCAAGGTATACCTCGAGAGCTACACGAGCATCCtgcacgtcgacgatgcggtaGCGCGGATGGAAGCCCTGTATGGCCGCCCCATTACGCTCGCTCACCGCGAGACGGTCGAGCTGGAGGCGGACGACATTCTCACGGCCGCCTCGACTGGCCACGTCGCCTTTCTCGTCGTGGGCGATCCCCTGTCCGCTACGACGCACTCGGACCTCATTATCCGCGCTCGTACATTCCGGAcgcctgtgcctgtgcgcatCATCCACAATGCCAGTATCACTACGGCGCTCGGCTCTAGCGGCCTCGCAGGCTACAATTTCGGGCAGACCGTAAGTATCCCGTTCTGGACCGAGGACTGGAAGCCCGACAGCTGGCTCTTCCGCATCGGCGAGAACAGCCACATTGGGCTGCACACGCTGTGTCTGAGTGACATCAAAGTGCGCGAGCAGAGCATCGAGGACATGAGTCGCGGCGTGCTCCGATACCAGCCGCCGCGGTACATGCTGATCCCCCAGCTGATCTCGCAGCTACTCGCTGCCGCGCAGACGCACCGCGTTGACTACCTCGATCCTGACAAGACCCTGGCCAtcgcgctgtgccgcatgggcgccgacgacgcgccgcatcgtcgcggcGAAAAAATCGTGGCCGGCACACTCGCCGAGCTTTTGCAGTGCACGGAGCccgatgcggcgcagcaggcgcagtATGAAAAAGACGACGCGCAGTACGAGGAAGAGAACCCGATGGCGAGCGAAAAAGACATGGAGGCACGCCGCGAGGCACgcttcgtgcagcgcgcccTCGACTATTGGGGCGAGCCGTTGCACTCGCTCATCCTcgtcggacgacgactGCATCCCATGGAGGTAGAGTACGGCCGCGCACTTGCCCTGCCCGGCAGCCGGTGggccgacgtggcgcagcaaGTGTACGGAGCTCACTAA
- a CDS encoding protoheme IX farnesyltransferase, mitochondrial, protein MHQQRLWLGCVLRGVHTRRAPRMPFFSCNRVDPNALARVVAEAYRPSASDPRSALAGPDEAARVAGRVPAGYVEQRRRTPVQWLRVYRQLSKSRLTFLVVLSGMMGYSLCPAAYAATTALPSVVRLLALAGGITLCSTAANTLNQVVEAPYDAQMARTRARPLPRRAIAPAHAFGLATCSAAGGVAVLGALTNPLTAALGALNVALYAFVYTPMKRHSIANTWVGAVVGALPPLMGWASCTGTLMQPTDAAGWILAGILFAWQFPHFNALAHAMGNEYARGGYRMMSVTNPALNRRVAARYALALVPLCGVALPLTGTVLPVTYAALSLVPNAAFAYYALRFWRVPSERSARQCFWMSLFHLPAVMLLAMACKADMWTT, encoded by the coding sequence atgcaccagcagcggctgtggctcgggtgcgtgctgcgtggcgtgcacacgaggcgcgcgccgcggaTGCCGTTTTTTAGCTGCAATCGTGTGGATCCgaatgcgctggcgcgcgtAGTGGCGGAGGCGTACCGACCGAGCGCGTCGGATCCGCGGTCTGCGCTGGCGGGgccggacgaggcggcgcgggtGGCGGGGCGGGTGCCGGCGGGCTACGTGGAGCAGCGGCGGAGGACGCCGGTGCAGTGGCTGCGTGTGTACCGCCAGTTGTCCAAGTCGCGGCTGACGTTTCTGGTCGTGCTGTCGGGCATGATGGGCTACTCGCTGTGCCCGGCGGCGTATgcggccacgacggcgctgccgtccgtcgtgcgtctgctggcgctggcgggCGGCATTACGCTGTGTTCGACGGCGGCGAATACCCTGAATCAGGTGGTCGAGGCGCCGTACGATGCGCAGATGGCGCGGACGCGggcgcggccgctgccgcgccggGCGATTGCACCGGCGCATGCCTTTGGCCTGGCAACGTGCTCGGCGGCGGGGGGCGTCGctgtgctgggcgcgctgACGAATCCGCTGACGGCGGCGCTTGGGGCGCTCAACGTTGCGCTGTATGCGTTTGTGTACACGCCGATGAAGCGGCACAGCATCGCGAATACGTGGgtcggcgccgtggtcggtgcgctgccgccgctgatgggctgggcgtcgtgcacgGGGACGCTGATGCAGCCGACGGATGCGGCAGGCTGGATCCTCGCCGGCATCCTGTTTGCGTGGCAGTTTCCGCACTTTaatgcgctcgcgcacgcgaTGGGCAACGAgtacgcgcgcggcggGTACCGCATGATGTCCGTGACGAATCCGGCGCTGAatcggcgcgtcgccgcgcggtacgcgctcgcgctcgtgccgctgtgtggcgtggcgctgccgctgACCGGCACGGTGCTGCCCGTGacgtacgcggcgctgaGCCTCGTGCCGAACGCCGCGTTTGCGTACTATGCGCTGCGGTTctggcgcgtgccgagcgagcgcagcgctcGGCAGTGCTTCTGGATGAGCCTCTTTCACCTGCCGGCCGTCATGCTCCTGGCGATGGCGTGCAAGGCGGACATGTGGACTACATAG
- a CDS encoding acylphosphatase, producing MSSYLYFRVTGLVQGVFFRKSTLQQAHDLQLRGWVRNEPDGSVCGEAAGPTEHVQRLRDYLHIGPREARVDNVDVMFIKHHDISTSTLPIPFEIRS from the exons ATGTCCTCGTACCTGTACTTTCgcg TGACGGGCCTCGTGCAGGGTGTGTTCTTCCGCAAGAgcacgctgcagcaggcgcatgaCTTGCAACTGCGTGGATGGGTGCGCAATGAGCCGGACGGCTCGGTGTGTGGCGAGGCGGCCGGGCCGAccgagcatgtgcagcggCTGCGCGACTATCTGCACATCGGGCCGCGAgaggcgcgcgtcgacaATGTGGATGTGATGTTTATCAAGCACCATGACAtctcgacgtcgacgctcCCGATACCCTTTGAGATTCGATCGTAG
- a CDS encoding coronin-1B/1C/6, with protein sequence MSGRFVRSSKYRHVYGNPAKKEVSYDNVKVSNNAWDTNLLSASGEYLSLNWNVSGGGAFALIPLAQPGKLPDVYPLCRGHTSAVLDTAFSPFDDRVVVSGGDDAHVSVWNVAPEDIRGCLEAAKVSGSMDDIKPRATFLGGKRRVGHVEFHPTAAHVVAAATGDHAIKLFDIEKQAPRVELHGFGDAIQSMAFDQTGSTIVATCRDRKLRMFDVRAPDAVQVTDGHGGIKGARAIWCGDKPRIITTGFSKMSERQMFLWDVTQLTKPIKTVSLDSSNGIIMPFWSDNNIVFLAGKGDGNIRYYELESDELHYLAEYKSIEPQSGMAFLPRRALNVDDNEIARAYKVSPPTIHPVSFYVPRKSEAFQADIFPPARSAEPSLTADEFFVDKKTLTPHLYHFETRTIIKGESATPLSTHAKEAPRDAPKESPKESPKESPKEAPQEAKDTSTEAAQASNGAPTDPPTDASHEAPDEAPKDDPKTSAPETSKEDPKESPSDAPHEARNEAPKKVSETTAPEAPAAPTPVPAASAHETQDSLPAAPQAAKGAPTTESSPSGIEAEDIASLRSQVQDLLAQVAERDTHIRELEMENIKLRANQQRVRDVLLTST encoded by the exons ATGAGCGGTCGCTTCGTCCGCTCGTCCAAGTACAGGCATGTCTACGGGAATCCTGCCAAGAAGGAAGTGTCGTACGATAACGTCAAAGTGTCCAACAAC GCATGGGACACGAATCTCTTATCGGCGAGCGGCGAGTACCTCTCGCTGAACTGGAACGTCTCGGGTGGCGGTGCCTTTGCGTTGATCCCACTCGCGCAGCCCGGCAAGCTCCCTGATGTGTACCCGCTGTGTCGCGGCCACACGTCAgccgtgctcgacacgGCATTTAGTCCGTTTGATGACCGGGTCGTGGTGAGtggcggcgacgacgcgcatGTGAGTGTGTGGAACGTGGCGCCAGAAGACATCCGCGGCTGTCtcgaggcggccaaggTGTCTGGCTCGATGGACGACATCaagccacgcgccacatTCCTCGGCGgcaagcgccgcgtcggcCACGTCGAGTTCCACCCGACCGCCGCGCATGTCGTAGCGGCCGCGACGGGCGATCATGCCATCAAGCTGTTTGACATCGAGAAGCAGGCGCCGCGAGTCGAGCTACACGGCTTCGGCGACGCCATCCAGTCGATGGCTTTCGACCAGACCGGCAGCACGATCGTAGCGACGTGCCGTGATCGCAAACTGCGCATGTtcgatgtgcgtgcgccggACGCTGTGCAGGTGACCGACGGGCATGGCGGCATCAAaggcgcgcgtgcgatcTGGTGTGGCGACAAGCCGCGGATCATCACGACGGGCTTCAGCAAAATGTCCGAGCGCCAAATGTTTCTGTGGGACGTGACGCAGCTGACCAAGCCGATCAAAACCGTGTCGCTGGACAGCAGCAATGGCATCATCATGCCGTTCTGGAGTGACAACAACATCGTGTTCCTCGCCGGCAAGGGCGATGGCAATATCCGGTACTATGAACTTGAGTCAGACGAGCTGCACTACCTGGCCGAGTACAAGTCGATCGAGCCACAGAGCGGCATGGCCTTCCTGCCCCGCCGTGCTCTCAACGTCGACGACAACGAGATTGCGCGTGCGTACAAAGTGTCGCCACCCACGATTCATCCCGTGTCATTCTACGTGCCTCGAAAGTCGGAGGCCTTCCAAGCGGACATCTTTCCTCCCGCACGCTCGGCAGAGCCGAGTCTGACGGCGGACGAGTTCTTTGTGGACAAAAAGACGCTGACGCCCCACCTGTACCACTTTGAGACGCGCACCATCATCAAGGGAGAGTCAGCCACTCCGCTGTcgacgcatgccaaggAAGCGCCCAGGGATGCGCCCAAGGAATCGCCCAAGGAATCGCCCAAGGAATCGCCGAAGGAGGCGCCGCAGGAGGCGAAAGACACCTCCACAGAGGCCGCCCAAGCGTCGAACGGGGCGCCGACTGACCCACCCACGGATGCCTCCCACGAGGCGCCCGACGAGGCTCCCAAGGACGATCCAAAGACAAGCGCACCAGAGACGTCCAAGGAAGATCCGAAAGAGAGCCCCTCAGATGCCCCTCATGAGGCGCGCAACGAGGCTCCTAAGAAGGTCTCAGAGACGACCGCTCCGGAGGCGCCAGCGGCCCCGACGCCCGTGCCTGCAGCGTCGGCCCACGAAACCCAAGATTCTCTCCCTGCCGCCCCTCAGGCGGCCAAGGGCGCTCCGACCACCGAGTCGTCTCCATCGGGCATCGAGGCCGAGGACATCGCCTCCCTTCGCAGCCAGGTGCAGGACCTCCTGGCGCAGGTCGCTGAGCGCGATACGCACATCCGCGAGCTCGAGATGGAAAACATcaagctgcgtgcgaaTCAGCAGCGTGTTCGCGACGTGCTCCTGACCTCGACATAG
- a CDS encoding short-chain dehydrogenase → MDRKVVLVTGASRGIGLWTVRHLLRASRVVALSRSRTPELEALAQAQPDDVAIVQGDVTKGADNQAACDEALRRWGRLDALVLNAGIVDHQLCADVTPERFSHVLNVNVVSVTQTVRVALPALRAAHGAVVIVSSAAATSNIASWAAYNASKAAVNAYARTLANEERDIACFPIHPGIVDTDMQVQIRANDQMPAAQREWIASLHRDGKLVPPEKPAEVLAALALRGTRTAPVLDDGTAVGADGTFLSWDEAVLTAWRTGERV, encoded by the coding sequence ATGGACCGGAAAGTGGTGCTGGTGACGGGAGCGAGCCGGGGCATTGGGCTGTGGACGGTGCGCCACTTGCTTCGTGCGAGTCGTGTCGTGGCCTTATCGCGTTCGCGCACGCCGGAGCTGGAGGCCCTagcgcaggcacagccTGATGACGTGGCGATCGTGCAGGGTGACGTCACGAAGGGCGCTGACAACCAGGCGGCGtgtgacgaggcgctgcgtcgctggggccggctggatgcgctcgtgctgaATGCGGGCATTGTGGACCACCAGCTGTGTGCGGATGTGACGCCGGAGCGCTTCTCGCATGTGCTCAACGTGAACGTCGTGTCGGTCACGCAGAcggtgcgtgtggcgctgcctgcgctgcgcgcggcgcatggagcGGTCGTGATTGTGAGCAGTGCGGCGGCTACGAGCAACATTGCGTCGTGGGCCGCGTACAATGCGTCCAAGGCGGCCGTGAATGCGTacgcacgcacgctcgcgaACGAGGAACGCGATATTGCGTGCTTCCCGATCCATCCtggcatcgtcgacacggACATGCAGGTGCAGATCCGTGCGAACGACCAGatgccggcggcgcagcgcgaaTGGATTGCGTCGCTGCACCGCGACGGCAAGCTTGTCCCGCCCGAGAAGCCCGCCGAGGTGCtagcggcgctcgcgctgcgcggtacgcgcacggcgcctgtgctAGACGACGGCACGGCGGTCGGTGCGGACGGCACGTTCCTGTCGtgggacgaggccgtcCTGACGGCGTGGCGGACGGGCGAACGTGTATAG